The Lacipirellula parvula genome window below encodes:
- a CDS encoding multiheme c-type cytochrome, with protein MRIVTFAASAFVVLGLLAFVGNAADPTAKPTIDPIKANGEIFVGWPKPEFALVISGELDGYLEPCGCAGLENQKGGLKRRETLLNDLRAKGWPLVKLDMGGLVKRDGVQAEIKYKYALESLVDLDYNAIGLGVNELSLGNVEAVSVALMNLDPAKNPVTSANVGVYGLDESVEMGMTARFRVVEAGGKRIGVTSVLGAKHIAAIKGRTDIATLPPAEALAKVVPLLAAEKCNLQVLMVHGDPAEATTLAQQFPQFQVVATTGGAEEPPSSPKVIPGTKTLLIEAGHKGMYVIVLGFFADAQQPIRYQRVPLDSRFVEGPKMKKRLVDYQKELETATFEGLGLKPVAHPDGEFAGSESCAACHAKAWEVFEKTPHAHATDTLVKLDPPRHFDPECLSCHVTGWNAQQYFPYKSGYLGLTETPLMTQNGCENCHGPAGAHVKAESGEIDATDAEKIALQTALRMKIAPNEGNKDGQTYGTVVKNCMECHDLDNSPDFDFQKYWPHIKHVGKD; from the coding sequence ATGCGAATTGTCACCTTTGCGGCCTCCGCGTTCGTCGTTCTCGGGCTGCTAGCATTTGTCGGCAACGCCGCCGATCCGACCGCCAAGCCGACGATCGATCCGATCAAGGCGAACGGCGAGATCTTCGTCGGTTGGCCGAAGCCAGAGTTCGCGCTGGTGATCTCCGGCGAACTCGACGGCTATCTCGAACCGTGCGGCTGCGCGGGGCTCGAAAATCAGAAGGGGGGCCTCAAGCGTCGCGAAACGCTGCTCAACGACCTCCGCGCTAAGGGTTGGCCGCTGGTGAAGCTCGACATGGGCGGCCTCGTCAAACGCGACGGCGTCCAGGCCGAGATCAAGTATAAGTACGCCCTTGAGTCGCTCGTCGATCTCGACTACAACGCGATCGGACTTGGCGTGAACGAGTTGTCGCTGGGGAACGTCGAAGCGGTCTCCGTCGCGCTAATGAACCTCGACCCCGCGAAGAACCCGGTCACCTCGGCCAACGTCGGCGTCTACGGGCTCGACGAATCGGTCGAGATGGGGATGACGGCTCGCTTCCGCGTCGTGGAGGCGGGCGGCAAGCGGATCGGCGTGACGTCGGTCCTCGGCGCCAAGCATATCGCCGCGATCAAAGGCCGGACCGACATTGCGACGCTCCCGCCGGCCGAAGCCCTTGCGAAGGTTGTGCCGCTGTTGGCCGCCGAGAAGTGCAACCTTCAGGTGCTGATGGTCCACGGTGATCCGGCCGAGGCGACGACGCTCGCTCAGCAGTTCCCGCAGTTCCAAGTCGTCGCCACGACCGGCGGCGCCGAGGAGCCCCCCAGCAGTCCGAAGGTCATCCCAGGCACGAAGACGCTGCTGATCGAAGCGGGGCACAAAGGGATGTACGTTATTGTGCTCGGCTTCTTCGCCGACGCCCAACAGCCGATTCGCTACCAGCGCGTGCCGCTCGATTCGCGGTTTGTCGAAGGGCCGAAGATGAAGAAGCGGCTTGTCGACTATCAGAAAGAACTCGAGACGGCGACGTTCGAAGGCCTGGGGCTGAAGCCGGTCGCCCATCCGGACGGCGAGTTCGCCGGTTCAGAATCGTGCGCCGCGTGCCATGCGAAGGCTTGGGAAGTGTTCGAAAAAACGCCCCACGCCCACGCGACCGACACGCTGGTGAAGCTCGATCCGCCGCGGCATTTTGATCCTGAATGCCTGTCGTGCCATGTGACCGGCTGGAACGCGCAGCAATACTTTCCGTACAAGAGCGGCTATCTCGGCCTCACCGAAACGCCGCTGATGACGCAGAACGGCTGCGAGAACTGCCACGGCCCCGCCGGCGCCCATGTAAAGGCCGAGAGCGGCGAGATCGACGCGACCGACGCCGAGAAGATCGCCCTGCAGACGGCGTTACGGATGAAGATCGCCCCCAACGAAGGGAACAAAGACGGGCAGACGTACGGCACGGTAGTGAAGAACTGCATGGAGTGCCACGACCTCGACAACAGCCCTGACTTCGACTTCCAGAAGTACTGGCCGCACATTAAGCACGTGGGCAAGGACTAG
- a CDS encoding DUF1573 domain-containing protein yields MKTTLVWFLTAATLGIAAGAALGYWEARPWTMSNGSKPALAATEPAAKGDDAPPSNAAQAVIDETTFDFDKMESGTKQQHTFEIKNGGKSPLDLEFVSHTCKCTTVELNGQDVEPGAGATVKPGESAKVMLEWAAKVPPGPFRHGATFRTNDPARDRLELMVEGDIVDSTTLSPSVLNFGSVNIGTDGVAEMLVTTALESEVKVESTEVVDAKLAEQIDVKVEEVAKAELPQGAEAAARVVATFKPKGAIGPFVGSLKMKTNLKRAPSIEVPIYGSVKGDISIFGAGWNEPSGVLRLAPTTSAEGSTTRLSISIRGEHAKATTLKIASVKPEELKATLGDPKAIRDNLVQTPLIVEIPKGTRPMVMMGEDQGGEGEIILSTTHPETSEVRLRVAFTVKP; encoded by the coding sequence ATGAAAACGACCCTCGTTTGGTTCCTCACGGCAGCGACCCTCGGCATTGCGGCAGGCGCGGCACTCGGCTACTGGGAAGCCCGCCCCTGGACGATGTCCAACGGCTCAAAGCCTGCACTGGCGGCGACTGAGCCGGCAGCCAAGGGCGACGACGCTCCGCCGAGCAATGCCGCCCAGGCGGTGATCGACGAAACGACGTTCGACTTCGACAAGATGGAGAGCGGCACCAAGCAGCAGCATACGTTCGAAATCAAGAACGGCGGCAAGTCGCCGCTCGATTTGGAGTTCGTCTCGCACACCTGCAAATGCACGACGGTCGAACTTAACGGACAGGACGTCGAGCCGGGCGCCGGCGCGACGGTCAAACCAGGCGAGTCGGCCAAGGTGATGCTCGAATGGGCGGCCAAGGTTCCGCCCGGCCCGTTTCGCCATGGCGCCACGTTCCGTACGAACGACCCGGCTCGCGATCGCCTGGAGCTAATGGTCGAAGGCGACATCGTTGATTCGACCACGCTGTCGCCGTCGGTGCTGAACTTCGGCAGCGTCAACATCGGTACGGACGGGGTGGCCGAGATGCTCGTCACTACGGCTCTCGAATCCGAAGTGAAGGTTGAATCGACGGAGGTCGTCGACGCGAAGTTGGCCGAGCAAATCGACGTCAAGGTTGAAGAGGTGGCGAAGGCTGAGTTGCCGCAGGGCGCCGAGGCCGCGGCGCGGGTTGTGGCGACGTTCAAGCCGAAGGGGGCGATCGGCCCGTTCGTCGGCTCGCTCAAGATGAAGACGAATCTCAAGCGGGCTCCGAGCATCGAGGTGCCGATCTACGGCTCGGTGAAGGGCGATATTTCCATTTTCGGCGCCGGCTGGAACGAACCGAGCGGCGTGCTGCGGCTCGCGCCGACGACGAGCGCCGAGGGGTCGACGACGCGGCTGAGCATCTCCATTCGCGGCGAACATGCGAAGGCGACGACGCTGAAGATCGCGTCGGTGAAGCCTGAAGAACTGAAGGCGACGCTCGGCGATCCGAAGGCGATTCGCGACAACCTCGTACAGACGCCGCTGATCGTCGAGATCCCCAAGGGAACGCGGCCGATGGTAATGATGGGCGAAGACCAAGGGGGCGAAGGCGAGATCATCCTGTCGACGACCCATCCTGAAACCTCCGAGGTACGGTTGCGGGTGGCGTTTACGGTGAAGCCGTGA
- a CDS encoding DUF4416 family protein: protein MGDIHEPLPVQLLVAASSRYEEALVWGLRECEAEYGPAAAISPAFDFTETNYYDAEMGVGLKKQFWVFEQLVDPGRLPAIKRQTNFLEAEYAGLKLHAEPRPLNLDPGYITLAKLVLASTKDHAHRIYLADGIYAEVTLSYRKAGWQPFEWTYPDYRRADFQAFFTSCRELLPRVRRQN, encoded by the coding sequence ATGGGCGACATTCACGAACCGCTGCCAGTTCAACTCCTCGTCGCGGCTAGCAGCCGTTACGAGGAGGCGTTGGTTTGGGGCCTGCGTGAGTGCGAAGCCGAGTACGGCCCCGCCGCCGCGATCAGCCCAGCGTTCGACTTCACCGAGACGAACTACTACGACGCCGAGATGGGCGTCGGGCTCAAGAAGCAGTTTTGGGTCTTTGAGCAACTGGTCGATCCGGGCCGGCTGCCGGCGATCAAGCGGCAGACGAACTTCCTCGAAGCCGAGTACGCTGGCCTGAAGCTCCACGCCGAACCCCGTCCGCTCAACCTCGATCCTGGTTACATCACCCTCGCGAAGCTCGTGCTCGCCTCGACGAAAGATCATGCCCACCGCATCTACCTCGCCGATGGCATCTATGCCGAGGTGACGCTGTCGTACCGGAAGGCGGGCTGGCAGCCGTTTGAGTGGACTTATCCCGATTATCGCCGGGCCGACTTTCAGGCGTTCTTCACGAGTTGCCGGGAATTGCTGCCGCGCGTCCGCCGGCAAAATTGA